In the genome of Carnobacterium pleistocenium FTR1, one region contains:
- a CDS encoding LicD family protein produces the protein MQKNEFTFPGLNVRIKEAQNVQLEILLEFDRLCKKNNIQYQLFSGTLIGAIRHNGFIPWDDDIDVCMLREEYDQFLEASKKELSENYFVQNYHTDKKFQSQYSKIKKNNTRYVEDLVQDVDMHQGIFIDVFPYDHVRPQTFKGRAQRIAIDQLKIINYCRVMRVNDTEKKKSLRTAKKATYYLLKVIPKNKIDRLITKLVCTFNHKEEKYVGELSVSTGKQTYESFVLKKEFFYDSIEWDFEGHKFPVPRAYDEILTKNYGNYMKMPPLKEQEPHHGVIEINFNTKE, from the coding sequence ATGCAAAAAAATGAATTCACATTCCCAGGATTAAATGTCCGTATTAAAGAGGCACAAAATGTACAGTTAGAAATTCTATTAGAGTTTGATCGATTATGTAAAAAAAATAACATCCAATATCAACTGTTCTCAGGAACACTGATTGGAGCAATCAGACATAACGGTTTTATCCCTTGGGACGATGATATTGATGTTTGTATGTTAAGAGAAGAGTACGATCAATTTTTGGAAGCTAGTAAAAAAGAGTTAAGTGAAAATTATTTCGTACAAAATTACCACACAGATAAAAAATTTCAATCTCAGTATTCAAAAATCAAAAAAAATAATACACGCTATGTTGAAGATCTCGTTCAAGATGTAGACATGCACCAAGGGATTTTTATAGATGTATTTCCCTATGATCATGTAAGGCCTCAGACGTTCAAAGGTAGAGCTCAACGAATTGCGATAGACCAATTAAAAATAATCAATTACTGTAGAGTTATGAGGGTAAATGATACTGAAAAGAAGAAAAGTTTAAGAACGGCTAAAAAAGCTACTTATTATTTATTAAAAGTAATTCCAAAAAATAAAATAGATCGTTTGATTACAAAGCTTGTCTGTACATTTAACCATAAAGAGGAAAAATATGTAGGGGAATTGAGTGTTTCAACAGGTAAACAGACATATGAATCATTTGTTTTAAAAAAAGAGTTCTTTTATGATTCGATTGAGTGGGATTTTGAAGGACACAAATTTCCTGTGCCACGAGCATATGATGAAATTTTAACAAAAAATTATGGCAACTATATGAAAATGCCACCTTTAAAAGAACAAGAGCCTCATCACGGAGTTATTGAAATTAATTTCAATACAAAAGAATAA
- a CDS encoding choline/ethanolamine kinase family protein, producing the protein MGNQDEALKEKVLNPEIVAVITKAMAIEPDEVKNITYLKKGMTNNSFKFDVKDKSYIIRFPGAGTDQLINRSNEYNVYGVLKGKNISDHIVYISNDSGIKITEFWETARVSDPFNKEDVVRCMNKLKEFHTSDLKVSHSFDPFAEIEFYESLWKGKPSVFEDYVKVKKRIMSLEKLIDQFPKELVLAHVDSVSDNFLFVADEVFIIDWEYAAMQDPHFDVAMFAIYSLYNREQTDFLIDCYFSGSCTIETSMKIYSYMAVGGLLWSNWCEYKSSLGVDFGEYALKQYEFAKEYYAIVVDEFLPKANSDLKQ; encoded by the coding sequence ATGGGAAATCAAGATGAAGCATTAAAAGAGAAAGTTTTAAATCCAGAAATTGTAGCAGTCATCACTAAAGCAATGGCCATTGAACCTGACGAGGTAAAGAATATCACGTACTTAAAAAAAGGAATGACAAATAATTCTTTTAAATTTGATGTTAAAGACAAGAGCTATATTATTCGCTTTCCAGGTGCAGGTACGGACCAACTGATCAATAGGTCAAATGAATACAATGTATATGGCGTATTAAAGGGGAAGAATATAAGTGACCACATTGTTTACATCTCAAATGACAGCGGTATCAAAATAACGGAATTTTGGGAAACGGCAAGAGTGAGCGATCCTTTTAATAAAGAGGATGTAGTGCGATGTATGAACAAATTAAAAGAATTTCATACTAGCGACTTAAAAGTTTCGCATTCTTTTGATCCTTTTGCAGAAATTGAATTTTACGAAAGTTTATGGAAGGGCAAGCCATCAGTCTTTGAAGACTATGTCAAAGTGAAAAAACGCATTATGTCTTTAGAAAAACTAATCGATCAATTCCCTAAAGAACTTGTCTTAGCTCATGTAGATTCTGTTTCAGATAATTTTTTATTTGTAGCTGATGAGGTATTCATCATCGATTGGGAATACGCTGCGATGCAAGATCCTCACTTCGATGTAGCAATGTTTGCTATTTACTCACTTTACAACAGAGAACAAACTGATTTTTTGATTGATTGTTATTTTTCTGGCAGCTGTACGATTGAAACAAGTATGAAAATTTATAGTTATATGGCAGTAGGGGGATTGCTTTGGAGCAACTGGTGTGAGTACAAGAGTTCTTTAGGTGTAGATTTTGGGGAATATGCTTTAAAACAATATGAATTTGCTAAAGAGTATTACGCTATTGTTGTAGACGAATTTTTACCAAAGGCAAATAGTGATTTAAAACAATAA
- a CDS encoding NTP transferase domain-containing protein, producing MNVKEEPLLKVENAIIMAAGFSSRFAPISYEYPKSLVKVKGQILIERQILQLKEAGIDDITIVVGYKKELFYYLIDQFQVKLVENPDYVSRNNHSSIYVVREKLGNTYICSADNYFTQNVFETYVNKAYYSSVYEEGETNEWCIETDETGLITDLKIGGKDKWVMLGHVFFSRDFSKKFVGILEDVYENPETKNLLWESIYANHIDELELYIREYSKEIIFEFDTLDELRAFDPHYIDSTGSIILQSICEQLNCNESDITRLSSIIGNGETIGFDCFIKDANYSYFYETKELLIHKS from the coding sequence ATGAATGTAAAAGAAGAACCATTACTTAAAGTCGAGAATGCGATTATTATGGCTGCAGGATTTTCTTCTCGATTCGCGCCAATTTCTTACGAATATCCAAAGTCTTTAGTAAAAGTCAAAGGACAAATTTTAATAGAAAGACAGATTCTGCAATTAAAAGAAGCTGGTATCGATGATATTACAATCGTTGTGGGGTATAAAAAAGAACTATTTTACTATCTAATAGATCAATTTCAGGTGAAGTTAGTTGAAAACCCCGATTATGTTAGCCGCAACAATCATTCATCGATCTATGTTGTAAGAGAAAAACTTGGAAATACGTATATTTGTTCAGCAGATAACTACTTTACCCAAAACGTATTTGAGACTTATGTTAATAAAGCTTACTATTCATCTGTTTATGAAGAAGGAGAAACAAATGAGTGGTGCATCGAAACGGATGAAACGGGTCTAATAACGGATTTAAAAATAGGTGGAAAAGATAAGTGGGTTATGTTGGGACATGTATTTTTCTCTCGTGATTTTTCAAAGAAATTTGTAGGAATTTTAGAAGATGTCTATGAAAATCCTGAAACAAAGAATCTTTTATGGGAAAGTATTTATGCAAATCATATTGACGAGTTAGAGCTATATATTCGTGAATACTCTAAAGAAATCATCTTTGAATTTGATACATTGGATGAGTTGCGAGCATTTGATCCTCATTATATTGATTCTACAGGCTCCATAATTTTACAATCTATTTGCGAGCAGTTGAATTGTAACGAAAGTGATATTACACGTCTCTCTTCGATAATAGGGAATGGCGAAACGATTGGTTTTGATTGTTTTATAAAAGATGCTAATTATTCCTATTTTTATGAAACAAAAGAGTTATTAATACACAAATCTTGA
- a CDS encoding DMT family transporter, which translates to MAYGLLAGFFWGLDTVILGIALVMSPFLSTEQAILLAPFISTFIHDFCSSLWMLGYMGIKKESKKIVAALKTRSGKVIVLAAVMGGPIGMTGYVLSISYIGAAYTAIISALFPGVGALLSYIFLKEKMKGYQLVGLTVSILGVIALGYSPGGNESTNMLLGFLFALMCVIGWASEAVIIAYGLRTQEISDRLALQIRQLTSTVFYGAIIIPFVGGWSFTIAMLPTKTAAIILLAALFGTASYLFYYKAINKIGASKAMALNITYSAWSIVFGAIILNEEVSLRSIIYALIIVGGSVTAAANLEEIMKFKKKAIN; encoded by the coding sequence ATGGCATATGGCTTATTAGCAGGTTTCTTTTGGGGGCTAGACACAGTTATATTGGGAATTGCTTTAGTTATGTCACCATTTTTATCAACTGAGCAGGCAATTTTATTAGCCCCATTTATTAGTACTTTTATCCACGATTTTTGCTCGTCCCTATGGATGTTAGGTTATATGGGTATCAAAAAGGAATCAAAAAAAATAGTTGCTGCTTTAAAAACCAGAAGTGGAAAAGTAATTGTTCTGGCAGCTGTAATGGGCGGTCCAATTGGGATGACGGGTTACGTTTTATCAATCAGTTATATTGGAGCAGCGTACACAGCCATTATATCTGCTTTATTTCCAGGAGTTGGTGCACTTTTATCTTACATCTTTTTAAAGGAAAAAATGAAAGGTTATCAACTAGTTGGCTTAACGGTTAGTATTTTGGGCGTTATTGCTTTAGGCTATTCACCAGGCGGTAATGAATCAACGAATATGCTTTTAGGTTTCTTATTTGCCCTTATGTGTGTTATTGGATGGGCGTCCGAAGCAGTTATTATCGCTTATGGACTAAGGACGCAAGAAATTAGTGATCGGCTAGCTCTTCAGATAAGACAATTAACATCAACAGTCTTTTATGGAGCAATTATCATACCATTTGTTGGAGGTTGGTCATTCACTATAGCTATGCTACCAACAAAAACAGCAGCTATTATTTTGTTGGCTGCACTATTCGGGACTGCTTCGTATTTATTTTATTATAAAGCTATTAATAAAATTGGCGCTTCTAAAGCCATGGCTTTAAACATAACGTATTCTGCTTGGTCAATCGTTTTTGGAGCAATTATCTTGAACGAAGAAGTATCGCTGAGAAGCATTATTTATGCACTGATCATTGTAGGGGGTTCAGTTACTGCAGCAGCTAATTTAGAAGAAATAATGAAATTTAAGAAGAAAGCTATCAACTAA